One part of the Truepera radiovictrix DSM 17093 genome encodes these proteins:
- a CDS encoding aldo/keto reductase: MEHLERRGTRVPALGLGTWELRGDACTEAVEHALALGYRHLDTAQGYDNEEQVGLALARSGVPRDAVFLVTKVKPANFSRLRAAKSVRESLRKLRTDYVDLLLLHWPSSEVPVEETLGALRELQDGGAVRHVGVSNFTPSQVLEARRYADVFANQVEYHPYLSQARLLAQARELDYLLTAYSPVARGKVSKDPTLREIGEAHGKTPGQVALRWLVQQRVAAIPKAASAENRERNLDIFDFALSEEEMARVAALDRGERLVDPGDGRDWER; encoded by the coding sequence ATGGAGCACCTTGAACGGCGCGGCACCCGGGTTCCAGCGCTTGGTTTGGGCACCTGGGAGCTTCGCGGAGACGCCTGCACCGAAGCTGTCGAGCACGCCCTCGCCCTCGGCTACCGGCACCTGGACACGGCGCAAGGCTACGACAACGAGGAGCAGGTCGGGTTGGCGTTGGCGCGGAGCGGCGTGCCGCGGGACGCGGTCTTTTTGGTGACCAAGGTCAAACCAGCGAACTTCTCGCGGCTCAGAGCGGCTAAGAGCGTGCGGGAGAGCCTGCGCAAGCTCCGCACCGACTACGTCGACCTGCTGCTGCTGCACTGGCCGAGCTCGGAGGTGCCCGTCGAGGAGACCTTGGGGGCGCTGCGCGAGCTGCAAGACGGGGGTGCCGTGCGGCATGTGGGGGTCAGCAACTTCACCCCGTCGCAGGTGCTAGAGGCGCGCCGCTACGCCGACGTGTTCGCCAATCAGGTCGAGTACCACCCGTACCTGTCACAGGCGCGGCTCCTCGCGCAGGCGCGGGAGCTCGACTACCTGCTCACCGCCTACAGCCCGGTGGCGCGCGGCAAGGTGTCAAAAGATCCCACGCTCCGAGAGATCGGCGAGGCGCACGGCAAGACCCCCGGTCAGGTCGCGCTGCGCTGGCTCGTGCAGCAACGCGTCGCGGCGATCCCCAAAGCCGCATCGGCGGAGAACCGCGAGCGCAACCTCGACATCTTCGACTTCGCGCTCTCCGAAGAGGAGATGGCGCGCGTCGCGGCGCTCGACCGGGGTGAGCGCCTGGTCGACCCCGGCGACGGGCGGGATTGGGAGAGGTAG
- the ppgK gene encoding polyphosphate--glucose phosphotransferase: protein MGAVKHVLGIDIGGSGIKGALVDIEAGGLATERYRLETPQPATPEAVAETVGKIVAHFAYSGPIGCTFPAIVRHGVTLSAANVDKSWIGTDADALFSRVTGLEVHLLNDADAAGEAEMRFGAGRGRSGTVIMLTFGTGIGSAVFLDGKLLPNTEFGHLYLEGGQEAEAWASDRARKLADLSWKKWAARVQTYLKHLEFLFSPDLFIVGGGVSKKSDKFLPLLELGTEVVAAELRNEAGIVGAALAVARGAREG, encoded by the coding sequence ATGGGGGCCGTGAAGCACGTTTTAGGTATCGACATCGGCGGTTCGGGGATTAAAGGTGCGCTCGTCGACATCGAAGCGGGGGGGCTCGCGACCGAGCGCTACCGCCTCGAGACCCCCCAGCCCGCGACGCCGGAAGCCGTCGCCGAGACGGTCGGGAAGATCGTCGCGCACTTTGCCTACAGCGGGCCCATCGGCTGCACCTTCCCCGCCATCGTCCGGCACGGGGTGACGCTCTCGGCGGCCAACGTCGACAAGAGCTGGATCGGCACGGACGCCGACGCGCTCTTTTCCCGCGTCACGGGGCTCGAGGTCCACCTGCTGAATGACGCGGACGCCGCGGGCGAAGCCGAGATGCGTTTCGGGGCGGGCAGGGGGAGAAGCGGCACGGTCATCATGCTCACCTTCGGCACGGGCATCGGGAGCGCGGTGTTTCTAGACGGTAAGCTGCTGCCCAACACCGAGTTCGGGCACCTCTACCTCGAGGGGGGGCAGGAGGCCGAAGCGTGGGCGTCGGACCGCGCGCGCAAACTGGCGGACCTCAGCTGGAAAAAGTGGGCCGCCCGGGTACAGACCTACCTTAAGCACCTCGAGTTCCTCTTCTCCCCCGACCTCTTTATCGTCGGCGGCGGCGTCAGCAAAAAGAGCGACAAGTTCCTCCCCTTGCTCGAGCTCGGCACCGAGGTCGTAGCGGCGGAGCTGCGCAACGAAGCGGGAATTGTGGGCGCGGCCCTAGCGGTCGCTCGCGGGGCTCGTGAAGGGTGA
- a CDS encoding 2Fe-2S iron-sulfur cluster-binding protein, with translation MPTVTVNGAQGEFPDDTRLVLAIEALGVPIGHRCGGKARCTTCRVRFTRGEPETMTRAEFVKLGLDQGVKPDYRLSCQILCTHDMEVEALMTLDNQSWSDTGPAPNPHVEPEAQWYTPDELRLELQGGAQ, from the coding sequence ATGCCGACTGTGACCGTAAACGGCGCTCAAGGAGAGTTCCCCGACGACACGCGCTTGGTGCTCGCCATCGAGGCGCTGGGCGTCCCCATCGGGCACCGCTGCGGCGGCAAAGCGCGCTGCACGACCTGCCGCGTGCGCTTTACGCGGGGCGAACCCGAGACGATGACGCGCGCCGAGTTCGTTAAGCTGGGGCTCGACCAGGGCGTCAAACCCGACTACCGCCTATCGTGCCAGATCCTCTGCACGCACGACATGGAGGTCGAAGCGCTTATGACCCTAGACAACCAGAGCTGGAGCGACACCGGTCCCGCTCCGAACCCCCACGTCGAACCCGAGGCGCAGTGGTACACGCCCGACGAGCTTCGGCTCGAGCTTCAAGGAGGGGCGCAGTGA
- a CDS encoding bacteriorhodopsin, producing the protein MQPSPHRLGNATFENYVGLESGYTEMAYQMSAHVLTVGYAIMLAALIYFILTIRQVRPRYRMSSILSVVVMVSAFLLLLIQQLNWTSALQFDPATARYRLAPEGVEGIVTAGDLFNNGYRYLNWLIDVPMLLFQILFVVTLSRSSFASVRNQFWFSGVAMIITGYVGQFYEVTRPGLFFLWGSISTVFFIHILIVMRRVIKEGVENAPDSAKGMLGAIWPLFLISWMLYPGAYLMPYLYSFSLEPALSESAVVARHLTYTVADVTSKVIYGVLLAAAATRMSKAEGYDWEVQTA; encoded by the coding sequence ATGCAGCCGTCTCCACACCGCTTGGGTAACGCCACGTTCGAGAACTACGTAGGTTTGGAATCGGGCTACACCGAGATGGCCTATCAGATGTCGGCGCATGTGCTGACGGTCGGTTACGCCATCATGTTAGCGGCGCTCATCTACTTTATCCTGACGATCCGGCAGGTTAGGCCGCGCTACCGGATGTCGTCGATCCTCTCGGTCGTGGTCATGGTCTCGGCCTTTCTGCTGCTCCTGATCCAGCAGCTCAACTGGACCAGCGCCCTGCAGTTCGACCCCGCAACGGCGCGCTACAGGCTCGCCCCCGAGGGGGTCGAGGGTATCGTCACCGCCGGCGACCTCTTTAACAACGGTTACCGCTACCTCAACTGGCTGATCGACGTGCCGATGCTGCTCTTTCAGATCCTCTTCGTCGTCACCTTGAGCCGCAGTTCGTTTGCGTCGGTGCGCAACCAGTTCTGGTTTTCGGGCGTCGCGATGATCATTACCGGTTACGTCGGTCAGTTCTACGAGGTCACCCGGCCGGGTCTTTTCTTCCTCTGGGGCAGCATTTCGACCGTCTTTTTCATCCACATCCTGATCGTGATGCGGCGCGTGATTAAAGAGGGGGTCGAGAACGCGCCGGACTCGGCCAAGGGGATGTTGGGCGCGATCTGGCCCCTTTTTCTCATCTCCTGGATGCTCTATCCGGGCGCCTACTTGATGCCCTACTTATACAGCTTTTCGCTCGAGCCGGCGCTCAGCGAGTCAGCCGTCGTGGCCCGGCACCTAACCTACACCGTCGCCGACGTCACCTCCAAGGTGATCTACGGCGTCCTGCTCGCCGCCGCGGCGACGCGCATGAGCAAGGCCGAAGGTTACGACTGGGAGGTGCAGACGGCGTAG
- a CDS encoding glycerate kinase type-2 family protein: MAVGPRAAPELLRGALAHALEAVDPARVLGAHLPPPPKGRLVVVGAGKAAAAMAWATEAHLRAASPEAAVTGLVITRYGHLDPARRPERLEVVEAAHPVPDAAGVEASSRILALAASLREDDLLLCLLSGGGSALLCAPEGVTLAEKAALTRALLRSGAEIGEMNAVRKHLSRVKGGGLARAASPARVVSLILSDVPGDDLAAVASGPTVPDPTTFGEALEVLTRYEIDAPAARAHLERGARGEVPETPKPGDPLFARVENRLVGSAQGMLEAAAAWFAARGVTPLILGDAVTGEAREVAKVHAAVARQIKRYGQPVRPPAVLLSGGETSVTVRGPGRGGRNLEFALSLALSLGGLPDVYALAADTDGVDGTEDAAGALVTPATLGTLGPLAARRYLGANDAYTFFERAGGLVKTGPTLTNVNDVRMVLVDDARGAWRERFG; the protein is encoded by the coding sequence GTGGCGGTAGGCCCGCGAGCGGCGCCTGAGCTCCTGCGCGGGGCGCTCGCGCACGCGCTCGAGGCGGTCGATCCGGCGCGGGTGCTGGGCGCGCACCTGCCGCCCCCGCCAAAGGGGCGGCTCGTCGTCGTAGGGGCGGGCAAGGCGGCCGCGGCGATGGCGTGGGCGACCGAAGCTCACCTCCGCGCGGCCTCTCCGGAAGCCGCGGTCACGGGGCTCGTGATCACCCGCTACGGCCACCTGGACCCGGCGCGGCGGCCCGAGCGGCTCGAGGTCGTCGAGGCGGCGCACCCCGTGCCGGACGCAGCGGGGGTCGAGGCGAGCTCGAGGATCCTGGCGCTCGCTGCGTCCTTGCGTGAAGACGACCTGCTGCTCTGCCTCCTCTCGGGGGGCGGGTCGGCGCTCCTCTGCGCCCCAGAGGGCGTGACCCTCGCCGAGAAAGCGGCGCTCACCCGCGCGCTCTTGCGCTCGGGAGCGGAGATCGGCGAGATGAACGCCGTGCGCAAGCACCTCTCGCGGGTCAAGGGGGGCGGCCTCGCCCGCGCCGCCTCCCCGGCGCGGGTCGTGTCGCTCATCCTCTCGGACGTCCCCGGCGACGATCTCGCGGCGGTGGCGTCGGGGCCGACGGTCCCCGACCCGACGACGTTTGGGGAGGCGCTCGAGGTCTTGACGCGCTACGAGATCGACGCCCCCGCCGCGCGCGCCCACCTGGAGCGGGGCGCCCGCGGCGAGGTGCCCGAGACGCCCAAACCGGGCGACCCCCTCTTCGCGCGGGTCGAAAACCGCCTCGTCGGGAGCGCGCAAGGGATGTTGGAGGCGGCCGCGGCGTGGTTTGCGGCGCGCGGCGTTACGCCGCTGATCCTCGGTGATGCGGTGACCGGCGAGGCGAGAGAGGTCGCCAAGGTGCACGCCGCCGTGGCGCGGCAGATCAAGCGCTACGGGCAGCCCGTGCGCCCGCCCGCGGTGCTCCTTTCGGGCGGCGAGACCTCGGTCACGGTGCGGGGGCCCGGGCGCGGGGGGCGCAACCTCGAGTTCGCCCTCTCGCTGGCGCTCTCCCTCGGTGGCCTGCCGGACGTCTACGCGCTCGCCGCCGACACCGACGGGGTCGACGGCACCGAGGATGCGGCGGGCGCGCTGGTGACGCCGGCGACGCTGGGCACGCTTGGGCCGCTCGCCGCGCGGCGCTACCTGGGAGCGAACGACGCCTACACCTTTTTCGAGCGCGCCGGCGGGCTCGTCAAAACCGGCCCGACGCTGACGAACGTCAACGACGTGCGGATGGTGCTGGTCGATGACGCCCGGGGCGCTTGGCGGGAGCGCTTTGGGTGA
- a CDS encoding NAD-dependent epimerase/dehydratase family protein has translation MRIGILGCGWVGAALGRVLVARGHAVTGTVTTPDGLAALEAAGIRAVQLVLTPALVGDPADLFEADALVLTLPPKRRADDVRTRYPAQIAEALRHTPATTHVLFTGSTSVYADGTLEARGREVREADAGGAVSASGAALLAAEALLRERRATVLRLAGLYGYDRQPGQRLAGREVTGGDARVNLVHRDDVVAVMTRVLEEGLWGETLNVCAPLHPTRRALYTRYAARSGLPPPRFVPPHAVPFKVVRSDKLAQTLGYRFIHPDPSADAP, from the coding sequence ATGCGCATCGGCATCCTCGGGTGCGGCTGGGTCGGCGCGGCGCTCGGCAGGGTGCTCGTCGCGCGCGGCCACGCCGTGACGGGGACGGTGACGACCCCGGACGGACTGGCGGCGCTCGAGGCCGCCGGCATCCGCGCGGTGCAGCTTGTGCTCACCCCCGCCCTCGTGGGCGACCCGGCGGACCTCTTCGAGGCCGACGCCCTCGTGCTGACGCTCCCCCCCAAACGCCGCGCCGACGACGTGCGGACGCGCTACCCGGCGCAGATCGCCGAGGCGCTGCGCCACACCCCAGCGACGACCCACGTGCTCTTTACCGGCTCGACCTCGGTCTACGCCGACGGGACGCTCGAGGCGCGGGGGCGCGAGGTCCGCGAGGCGGACGCGGGCGGCGCGGTGAGCGCGAGCGGCGCCGCCCTCCTCGCGGCCGAAGCGCTCCTCCGCGAACGGCGCGCCACCGTGCTGCGCCTCGCCGGGCTCTACGGCTACGACCGGCAACCGGGCCAGCGGCTCGCGGGGCGCGAGGTCACGGGCGGCGACGCGCGGGTCAACCTCGTCCACCGCGACGACGTCGTCGCGGTGATGACGCGCGTGCTCGAGGAGGGGCTCTGGGGGGAGACCCTCAACGTCTGCGCCCCCTTGCACCCCACCCGCCGCGCGCTCTACACCCGCTACGCCGCGCGCAGCGGCCTCCCTCCGCCCCGCTTCGTCCCGCCCCACGCGGTCCCCTTCAAGGTGGTGCGCAGCGACAAGCTGGCGCAGACGCTCGGGTACCGCTTCATCCACCCCGACCCCTCAGCCGACGCACCCTAG
- a CDS encoding AMP-dependent synthetase/ligase encodes MNVAPMNAASPQTAPPTPVHTASPQAGRVLLGRTLPSLLDEACHNNPNPLAFNQPTPSGWKTLSTEAFRARAEALALSFADLGLAHGDRMALYTHSDLSFCLPDMAGLIMGVVGVPLYLTHGDEAFRFILGQTEPKLLVVSDEALLEKMAPHVRAAKIPHVLLGDPFESPAPEALRALQDRLGEAQLHTLTALVERGEALRAENPGALKRLRERVQADDLATIIYTSGTTGRPKGVMLSQQNISSNALAAFSGLPGLKRGGETALSFLPLTHIFARTLHYGLTAWGTAVYFSAPETVRDHLKEVQPTILATVPRVLEKVYEGILKAGGELTGVKKSLFDWSVSLARRYDPEKGTSTFYSTQRLAADKLVYDKWREALGSRLRLVIVGGAALRPELVRVFGAAGIHVLQGYGLTETSPIISYNRPHANRPGTVGQLLAGVEVKISPQGEILTRGPHVMKGYFNAPEETAKVLDADGWLHTGDLGEMSDDGFLTITGRLKNLFKLSTGKFVMPQPLEGRLEESPLVEHALVVGEGEKYTAALLFLAPDTDPGATQEALRELVRAANRDLPAWSQIKRAALVRGTLSVDNGLLTPTLKVRRPQVLAKYEGVLEALFGRAPHAEGPASEDFSILEVSEAPAKGATA; translated from the coding sequence ATGAACGTAGCGCCGATGAACGCGGCGTCGCCCCAGACGGCGCCCCCCACGCCCGTCCACACCGCCTCGCCGCAGGCGGGGCGCGTCCTCTTGGGGCGCACCCTGCCCTCGCTTTTAGACGAGGCGTGCCACAACAACCCGAACCCGCTCGCCTTTAACCAGCCGACCCCGTCGGGGTGGAAGACGCTCTCCACCGAAGCGTTTCGCGCTCGAGCGGAGGCGCTCGCGCTGAGCTTCGCCGACCTGGGCCTCGCCCACGGCGACCGGATGGCGCTCTACACCCATAGCGACCTGTCGTTCTGCCTCCCGGATATGGCGGGGCTCATCATGGGGGTCGTCGGCGTCCCCTTGTACCTCACCCACGGCGACGAGGCGTTTCGCTTTATCCTCGGGCAGACCGAACCCAAGCTGCTCGTCGTCTCCGACGAGGCGCTCTTGGAGAAGATGGCGCCGCACGTGCGCGCCGCCAAGATCCCCCACGTGCTCCTCGGCGACCCCTTCGAGAGCCCCGCGCCCGAAGCGCTGCGGGCGCTCCAGGACCGCCTCGGGGAGGCGCAGCTGCACACCCTCACGGCGCTCGTCGAGCGCGGCGAGGCGCTGCGAGCGGAGAACCCGGGGGCGCTCAAGCGGCTGCGGGAGAGGGTCCAAGCCGACGACCTCGCGACCATCATCTACACCTCGGGGACGACGGGCCGCCCCAAAGGGGTGATGCTCAGCCAGCAGAACATCTCCTCAAACGCGCTCGCCGCCTTTAGCGGGTTGCCGGGGCTCAAGCGCGGGGGCGAGACGGCGCTCTCGTTCCTGCCGCTCACGCACATTTTCGCCCGCACCCTGCACTACGGCCTCACGGCGTGGGGTACGGCGGTCTACTTCAGCGCCCCGGAGACGGTGCGCGACCACCTCAAAGAGGTGCAGCCGACGATCCTCGCGACCGTGCCGCGCGTGCTCGAAAAAGTCTACGAGGGCATCTTAAAAGCGGGGGGCGAACTGACCGGGGTGAAAAAGTCGCTGTTCGACTGGTCGGTGTCGCTCGCCCGCCGCTACGACCCCGAAAAGGGGACCTCGACGTTCTACAGCACCCAACGGCTCGCCGCCGACAAACTCGTCTACGACAAGTGGCGCGAGGCGCTCGGCAGCCGCCTGCGGCTGGTGATCGTCGGCGGCGCGGCGCTGCGGCCTGAGCTGGTGCGCGTCTTCGGCGCCGCCGGTATTCACGTGCTGCAGGGCTACGGGCTGACCGAGACGAGCCCGATCATCTCGTACAACCGGCCGCACGCCAACCGGCCCGGCACCGTCGGTCAGCTTCTCGCCGGGGTCGAGGTCAAAATCAGCCCTCAGGGCGAGATCCTTACCCGCGGCCCGCACGTCATGAAGGGCTACTTCAACGCCCCCGAGGAGACCGCCAAGGTGCTCGACGCCGACGGCTGGCTGCACACCGGCGACCTGGGCGAGATGTCGGACGACGGGTTTCTCACGATCACCGGGAGGCTCAAAAACCTCTTCAAGCTCTCGACCGGCAAGTTCGTCATGCCACAACCCCTCGAGGGGCGGCTCGAGGAGAGCCCCTTGGTCGAGCACGCGCTCGTCGTCGGCGAGGGCGAAAAGTACACCGCCGCGCTCCTCTTCCTGGCCCCCGACACCGACCCCGGCGCTACCCAAGAGGCGCTCCGCGAGCTCGTGCGCGCGGCCAACCGCGACCTGCCGGCGTGGTCGCAGATTAAACGCGCGGCCTTGGTGCGGGGCACGTTGAGCGTCGACAACGGCCTGCTCACCCCGACGCTCAAAGTCAGGCGCCCGCAGGTGCTCGCCAAGTACGAAGGCGTGCTCGAGGCGCTCTTCGGCCGCGCCCCCCACGCTGAAGGCCCAGCGTCGGAGGACTTTAGTATCCTAGAGGTGTCGGAGGCGCCCGCCAAAGGGGCGACGGCGTAG
- a CDS encoding acyl-CoA dehydrogenase family protein, which produces MALKDMGKVMALASKIDMAKVAKLSEKVDLNELLGLVSNMDEKTLKQMMKLAAPKTPKAPPEINGDFYDIGALLTPRQREIQLRVRAFMEREVEPIINDYWQRDEFPKELIGKFRELDLIKEIFDDEGNRTPDAAVLEGITGMEMARVDVSTTTFFGVHAGLAMCSILVGGSEAQRREWLPRMRRFEVIGAFGLTEPEVGSAISQGMTTTCRREGDTWVLNGEKYWIGNATFSDITIVWARDEADNQVKGFIVRRDNPGFSVRKIANKIALRAVENGHITLQNCRVPESDRLQNATSFRTTADVLRMTRAGVAWQGVGCAMGAYEKSLAYAQKRLQFGRPIANFQLVQNLLVQMLGNVTAMQTMCFRLAQLQDAGVMTDEQASLAKVFTAKRCRETVALARELHGGKGILLDHHVARYFADTEAIYSYEGTNEINTLVVGRAITGTGAFV; this is translated from the coding sequence ATGGCACTTAAAGACATGGGGAAAGTGATGGCGCTCGCCAGCAAGATCGATATGGCCAAGGTCGCCAAACTGTCGGAGAAAGTCGACCTCAACGAGCTGCTCGGGTTGGTGTCCAACATGGACGAAAAGACCCTCAAGCAGATGATGAAGCTCGCCGCGCCCAAAACGCCCAAAGCGCCGCCCGAGATTAACGGCGACTTCTACGATATCGGCGCGCTCCTCACGCCGCGGCAGCGCGAGATCCAGCTGCGGGTACGCGCGTTTATGGAGCGCGAGGTCGAACCCATCATCAACGACTACTGGCAACGCGACGAGTTTCCAAAGGAGCTCATCGGCAAGTTTCGCGAGCTCGACCTGATCAAGGAGATCTTCGACGACGAGGGCAACCGCACCCCCGACGCCGCCGTTTTAGAGGGCATTACGGGGATGGAGATGGCCCGCGTCGACGTCTCGACCACCACCTTTTTCGGGGTGCACGCGGGGCTCGCCATGTGCTCGATTTTGGTCGGCGGCTCCGAGGCGCAGCGGCGCGAGTGGCTCCCCCGGATGCGCCGCTTCGAGGTCATCGGGGCGTTCGGCCTCACCGAACCGGAGGTCGGTTCGGCCATCTCGCAGGGGATGACCACGACCTGCCGCCGCGAGGGCGACACCTGGGTGTTAAACGGCGAAAAGTACTGGATCGGCAACGCGACCTTTAGCGACATCACCATCGTTTGGGCGCGCGACGAGGCCGACAACCAGGTCAAGGGGTTTATCGTCCGCCGCGACAACCCCGGCTTTAGCGTCCGCAAGATCGCGAACAAGATCGCCCTGCGCGCGGTTGAAAACGGTCACATCACGCTTCAAAACTGCCGCGTTCCGGAGAGCGACCGGCTGCAAAACGCCACCTCGTTTCGCACCACCGCCGACGTCTTGCGCATGACCCGCGCCGGCGTCGCTTGGCAGGGGGTCGGCTGCGCCATGGGCGCGTATGAAAAGTCGCTCGCCTATGCCCAGAAGCGCCTGCAGTTCGGCCGCCCCATCGCCAACTTCCAGCTCGTGCAGAACCTCTTGGTGCAGATGCTCGGCAACGTCACCGCGATGCAGACGATGTGCTTCCGGCTCGCGCAGCTCCAGGACGCGGGCGTGATGACCGACGAGCAGGCGTCTTTGGCGAAGGTGTTTACCGCCAAGCGCTGCCGCGAGACGGTGGCCTTGGCGCGCGAGCTGCACGGCGGTAAGGGGATCCTCTTGGACCACCACGTGGCGCGCTACTTCGCCGACACCGAGGCCATCTACTCGTACGAGGGCACGAACGAGATCAACACGCTCGTCGTCGGGCGCGCGATCACCGGAACCGGGGCGTTCGTCTAA
- a CDS encoding polysaccharide biosynthesis tyrosine autokinase has protein sequence MQQEISVSLGDVFRFLRRGFLLALLLAALGAGLAYVLSGLREPLYRAETTLLITRGDLNLGAFSAPVIVAPPLDASAYATAAESSEVIEEALVALGAETVTPQQVQGVRNRTAALPRESAAARDSSQLILQVEEGSAEGSAALANALARSLIEWDLLRAENALAQSIAQLDRSIANTQAEIARLQAEGAPPDQIGRLQNRLNNQLANRDEAEANIGTATSRLSVIQAAVPPLRPVSPRPPLDAVIAGFLGFVLGYGILLLRNLLDTRLRSVEDLEAVSGLPILAEFAKSPKKTRRLPREASGYLRTNLLLATPKVHPKVILVTSPHHGEGKSSVAISLAESFTRANYRTLLVDADLRKPVIAREYNLDDKRHMPLRTHLENPHGSYEAAHVGVNLAQTLDIIPTFRAAPSPTELLSLGFPSCLESWQQDYDVIVIDSAPLLDVADTLTIAPLCTGTVLVASLQETDPQALTDAVELLQRSGVRIFGIAATFVPRGTGARARAASYRYAYEGELQDDPLVVAPLPPPTAAQPVKARSRPS, from the coding sequence ATGCAACAAGAGATTAGTGTCAGCTTAGGTGACGTCTTCCGCTTTTTGCGGCGCGGGTTTCTGCTCGCGCTGCTGCTCGCCGCTTTGGGGGCTGGGCTCGCCTACGTCCTGAGCGGCCTCCGGGAGCCCCTCTACCGCGCCGAGACGACGCTGCTGATTACGCGCGGCGACCTCAACCTGGGCGCCTTTAGCGCCCCTGTGATCGTCGCCCCACCCCTTGACGCGAGCGCGTACGCGACCGCCGCCGAGAGCAGCGAGGTGATCGAGGAGGCGCTCGTCGCGCTAGGGGCCGAAACCGTCACGCCGCAGCAGGTGCAGGGGGTGCGTAACCGCACCGCCGCGCTACCACGCGAGAGCGCGGCGGCGCGCGACTCGAGCCAGCTCATCTTGCAAGTCGAAGAGGGCAGCGCCGAGGGCTCGGCGGCGCTCGCCAACGCGCTCGCCCGCTCGCTCATCGAGTGGGACCTGCTGCGCGCCGAAAACGCCCTCGCCCAGAGCATCGCGCAGCTCGACCGCAGCATCGCCAACACCCAAGCCGAGATCGCGCGCCTGCAGGCCGAGGGTGCGCCCCCCGACCAGATCGGGCGTCTGCAAAACCGCCTTAACAACCAGCTCGCCAACCGCGACGAGGCGGAGGCGAATATCGGCACCGCCACAAGCCGCCTCAGCGTGATCCAAGCGGCGGTTCCGCCCCTGCGCCCCGTGTCGCCGCGCCCGCCGCTAGACGCCGTGATCGCCGGCTTTTTGGGCTTCGTCCTCGGCTACGGCATCCTGCTGCTACGCAACCTGCTCGACACGCGGCTGCGCAGCGTCGAGGACCTCGAGGCGGTCAGCGGTTTGCCGATCCTCGCCGAGTTCGCCAAGTCGCCCAAAAAGACGCGCCGGCTGCCGCGCGAGGCGTCGGGGTACCTGCGGACCAACCTGCTCTTGGCGACCCCCAAGGTGCACCCCAAGGTGATCTTGGTAACCAGCCCGCACCACGGCGAGGGCAAGTCGAGCGTCGCGATCAGCCTCGCCGAGTCCTTTACCCGCGCAAACTACCGCACGCTTCTAGTCGACGCCGACCTGCGCAAACCGGTGATCGCCCGCGAGTACAACTTAGACGACAAACGCCACATGCCGCTGCGCACCCACCTCGAGAACCCCCACGGGAGCTACGAGGCCGCGCACGTCGGGGTCAACCTCGCTCAGACGCTCGACATCATCCCGACCTTCCGCGCCGCGCCGTCGCCCACGGAGCTCCTCAGCCTGGGGTTCCCGAGCTGCTTGGAGAGCTGGCAGCAGGACTACGACGTCATCGTCATCGACTCGGCGCCCCTGTTGGACGTCGCGGACACGCTCACCATCGCGCCCCTATGCACCGGAACGGTCCTGGTCGCGAGCCTGCAGGAGACCGACCCGCAGGCGCTTACCGACGCGGTCGAGCTGCTACAGCGTAGCGGCGTGCGCATCTTCGGGATCGCCGCGACCTTTGTCCCGCGCGGTACCGGTGCCCGCGCGCGCGCAGCGAGCTACCGCTACGCCTACGAAGGGGAGCTGCAAGACGACCCGCTCGTGGTCGCACCGCTCCCGCCACCCACCGCGGCCCAGCCGGTCAAGGCGCGCTCGAGGCCGTCGTAG